A single region of the Nitrospiraceae bacterium genome encodes:
- a CDS encoding NfeD family protein: RRPVTGMEGMIGAIGIATTDLTPHGQVTLHGEIWDAVSREPIKRGEEAEVRSVQGLTLTVAPPQRSSP; the protein is encoded by the coding sequence CGCCGCCCGGTGACGGGCATGGAGGGCATGATCGGCGCAATTGGAATCGCAACAACCGACCTGACGCCACATGGTCAGGTGACACTGCACGGAGAAATCTGGGACGCGGTCAGCCGAGAACCGATCAAGCGAGGAGAAGAAGCGGAGGTCAGATCCGTTCAAGGACTGACCCTCACTGTTGCACCACCACAGAGATCATCGCCGTGA